A DNA window from Pleurodeles waltl isolate 20211129_DDA chromosome 12, aPleWal1.hap1.20221129, whole genome shotgun sequence contains the following coding sequences:
- the SMIM44 gene encoding small integral membrane protein 44 has protein sequence MDLHNWDANHTLEAQRLFQYAEVEEEPLYTDYKPPPLDAIRLPKYLIYLLMAAFVVAAVAYAIVGHLIKDLMHDLADWAFGPKPEEDKVPGSPSSSDDKQWPKEAEAPRRAEEIFVIMGEEMGEFPYSSSVLPLLDSDPLPRRTGHRSSITFAKETSRNKFF, from the exons ATGGACCTGCACAACTGGGATGCCAACCACACCCTGGAGGCGCAGCGCCTCTTCCAATAtgcagaggtggaggaggagcCATTGTACACGGACTACAAGCCCCCGCCACTTGATGCCATCCGCCTGCCCAAGTACCTCATCTACCTACTCATGGCAGCCTTTGTGGTGGCGGCGGTGGCCTACGCCATTGTGGGGCACCTAATCAAAGACCTGATGCATGACCTTGCTG ATTGGGCGTTTGGACCAAAACCAGAAGAGGACAAAGTGCCTGGGTCCCCGAGTTCTTCAGATGATAAGCAGTGGCCTAAGGAGGCCGAAGCCCCCCGGAGAGCCGAGGAGATCTTTGTGATTATGGGGGAAGAAATGGGGGAATTTCCCTACAGCAGCAGTGTCCTACCACTTCTGGACAGCGACCCGCTGCCCCGCCGCACGGGCCACCGTTCTTCTATCACTTTTGCCAAGGAGACAAGTCGAAACAAGTTCTTCTAG